The following coding sequences lie in one Pseudomonas syringae CC1557 genomic window:
- a CDS encoding adenylosuccinate synthase: MGKNVVVLGTQWGDEGKGKIVDLLTEHATAVVRYQGGHNAGHTLVIDGEKTVLHLIPSGVLREGVQCLIGNGVVVAPDALLREIIKLEEKGIPVRERLRISPSCPLILSYHVALDQAREKARGEFKIGTTGRGIGPAYEDKVARRGLRIGDLFHRERFAAKLGELLDYHNFVLVNYYKEPAIDFQKTLDECMEYADMLKPLMLDVTAALHEMRRDGKDIMFEGAQGSLLDIDHGTYPYVTSSNTTAGGIATGSGFGPMYLDYILGITKAYTTRVGSGPFPTELFDDVGAFLAKRGHEFGATTGRARRCGWFDAVILRRAIEINSISGLCLTKLDVLDGLETINICIGYENEEGAVIDAPTDADSYLGLRPVYEQMPGWSESTLGAKTLEELPAAARAYIKRVEELVGAPIDIISTGPDRNETIVLRHPFG, from the coding sequence ATGGGTAAGAATGTCGTAGTCCTGGGCACTCAATGGGGTGATGAGGGCAAAGGCAAGATCGTTGATCTGCTGACCGAACATGCTACCGCCGTGGTTCGCTATCAGGGTGGCCACAATGCGGGGCACACCCTGGTGATCGACGGTGAGAAAACCGTATTGCACCTGATCCCCTCCGGTGTCCTGCGCGAAGGCGTGCAGTGCCTGATCGGTAACGGTGTGGTGGTTGCTCCCGACGCGCTCCTGCGCGAAATCATCAAGCTGGAAGAGAAAGGCATTCCGGTGCGCGAGCGCCTGCGCATCAGCCCGTCCTGCCCGCTGATCCTGTCGTACCACGTAGCGCTGGACCAGGCGCGTGAAAAGGCCCGTGGCGAGTTCAAGATCGGTACCACCGGTCGTGGTATCGGCCCGGCCTACGAAGACAAGGTCGCACGTCGCGGTCTGCGCATCGGTGACCTGTTCCACCGCGAGCGCTTCGCCGCCAAGCTGGGCGAGTTGCTCGACTACCATAACTTCGTGCTGGTCAATTACTACAAAGAGCCTGCCATCGACTTCCAGAAAACACTCGACGAGTGCATGGAATACGCTGACATGCTCAAGCCGCTGATGCTCGACGTCACCGCTGCGCTGCATGAAATGCGTCGTGACGGCAAGGACATCATGTTCGAAGGCGCTCAGGGTTCGCTGCTGGATATCGACCACGGTACGTATCCCTATGTGACCAGCTCCAACACCACCGCTGGCGGTATCGCGACCGGTTCCGGCTTTGGTCCCATGTACCTGGATTACATTCTGGGTATCACCAAGGCTTACACCACGCGCGTCGGTTCGGGCCCTTTCCCGACCGAACTGTTCGACGACGTCGGTGCTTTCCTGGCCAAGCGCGGCCACGAGTTCGGCGCCACTACCGGTCGTGCCCGTCGTTGCGGCTGGTTCGATGCCGTCATCCTGCGTCGCGCCATCGAAATCAACAGCATCTCGGGCCTGTGCCTTACCAAGCTGGACGTGCTCGATGGTCTGGAAACCATCAACATCTGCATCGGCTACGAGAACGAAGAAGGCGCGGTCATCGACGCGCCTACCGACGCTGACAGCTACCTCGGTCTGCGCCCGGTCTATGAGCAGATGCCGGGCTGGAGCGAGTCCACGCTGGGTGCCAAGACCCTTGAGGAACTGCCTGCGGCTGCGCGCGCTTACATCAAGCGTGTTGAAGAGCTGGTAGGTGCGCCGATCGACATCATTTCGACCGGTCCTGACCGCAACGAAACCATCGTGCTGCGTCACCCGTTCGGCTGA
- a CDS encoding ATP phosphoribosyltransferase regulatory subunit produces the protein MATVDRWLLPDGIEEVLPPEAARIEVARRQVLDLFQSWGYEFVVTPHIEYLESLLTGAGSDLDLRTFKVIDPQSGRQMGFRADITPQVARIDAHTLKREGPNRLCYAGSVLHAQPRALSSSRSPIQLGAELYGDASPSSDVEVISLMLAMLQLAEVPDVHMDLGHVGIYRGLARAAGLSGEVEQQLFDALQRKAIDEVVALTADLPQDLATMLRALVDLCGGREVLDAARDRLAGAPAPVLAALDDLLAIADRLAARFPQLPLYFDLGELRGYHYHTGVVFAVFVPGVGQSIAQGGRYDDIGADFGRARPATGFSTDLKTLVTLGQAEIALPSGGIWMPDSTDAALWQQVCQLRSEGQRVVQALPGQQVSAAREADCDRQLIQHGEHWQVMPLAS, from the coding sequence ATGGCAACGGTTGACCGCTGGCTGCTACCAGATGGCATCGAAGAAGTACTGCCACCAGAAGCGGCGCGCATTGAAGTGGCGCGCCGTCAGGTGTTGGATCTGTTTCAGAGCTGGGGCTATGAATTTGTCGTCACCCCGCATATCGAGTACCTGGAGTCCCTGCTGACGGGCGCGGGCTCGGATCTGGATCTGCGTACCTTCAAGGTCATCGACCCGCAATCGGGCCGGCAGATGGGCTTTCGTGCCGACATCACGCCGCAGGTTGCGCGCATCGATGCACACACACTCAAGCGCGAAGGCCCGAACCGTCTGTGCTATGCGGGCAGTGTTCTGCATGCTCAGCCGCGTGCACTGTCTTCGTCGCGCAGCCCGATTCAACTCGGCGCCGAGCTGTACGGCGACGCGAGCCCGAGCAGTGATGTCGAAGTTATCAGTCTGATGCTGGCGATGTTGCAGCTGGCTGAAGTGCCTGATGTACACATGGACCTCGGGCACGTCGGCATCTACCGGGGGCTGGCGCGGGCTGCCGGGCTGTCGGGCGAAGTGGAGCAGCAGTTGTTTGATGCGCTGCAACGCAAGGCCATCGATGAAGTGGTTGCCCTGACGGCCGATCTGCCGCAGGACCTAGCGACGATGCTGCGCGCGCTGGTCGATCTGTGTGGCGGTCGTGAAGTGCTGGATGCTGCCCGTGATCGTCTGGCCGGTGCACCTGCGCCGGTGCTGGCAGCGCTGGATGACCTGCTGGCTATCGCAGACCGTCTCGCCGCACGCTTCCCGCAGTTGCCACTGTATTTCGATCTCGGTGAGCTGCGCGGCTACCATTACCATACCGGTGTGGTGTTCGCGGTATTCGTACCGGGCGTGGGGCAGTCGATTGCCCAGGGCGGTCGTTATGATGACATCGGTGCCGACTTCGGTCGCGCCCGTCCGGCGACCGGCTTTTCCACTGACCTGAAAACCCTGGTAACCCTGGGGCAGGCAGAAATCGCTTTACCGTCCGGTGGCATCTGGATGCCGGACAGCACGGATGCGGCACTCTGGCAGCAGGTATGCCAGTTGCGCAGCGAAGGTCAGCGTGTGGTTCAGGCGTTGCCTGGGCAGCAGGTGAGCGCGGCACGTGAAGCCGACTGTGACCGGCAATTGATTCAGCATGGCGAGCACTGGCAGGTAATGCCGCTGGCTTCTTGA
- the hflC gene encoding protease modulator HflC, giving the protein MSNKSLITLIVGVVLAVIAWNSFYIVSQTERAVLLQFGRVVQADVQPGLHVKVPYVNQVRKFDGRLLTLDAPTQRFLTLEKKAVMVDAYAKWRVKDAERFYTATSGLKQIADERLSRRLESGLRDQFGKRTLHEVVSGERDALMSDITGSLNRMAEKELGIEVVDVRVKAIDLPKEVNRSVFERMSTEREREAREHRAKGNELAEGIRADADRQRRVLLAEAYRESEEARGDGDAQAASIYSKAYGQDQEFYAFYRSLRAYRESFANKSDVMVLDPNSEFFRYMEKAKP; this is encoded by the coding sequence ATGAGTAACAAATCGCTGATCACCCTTATTGTTGGTGTGGTACTGGCAGTCATTGCCTGGAACAGCTTCTATATCGTGTCCCAGACAGAACGTGCGGTCCTGCTGCAATTCGGTCGTGTGGTCCAGGCGGATGTTCAGCCGGGTCTGCATGTGAAGGTTCCTTACGTGAACCAGGTGCGCAAGTTCGACGGACGCTTGCTGACGCTCGACGCTCCCACCCAGCGTTTTCTGACGCTGGAAAAGAAAGCGGTCATGGTGGATGCCTACGCCAAGTGGCGCGTGAAGGATGCAGAGCGTTTCTATACTGCAACGTCCGGCCTCAAGCAGATTGCCGACGAGCGCCTCTCGCGTCGTCTGGAATCAGGCCTGCGTGACCAGTTTGGCAAGCGCACCCTGCACGAAGTGGTGTCGGGTGAGCGCGATGCGCTGATGTCGGACATCACCGGTTCGCTGAATCGCATGGCTGAGAAAGAACTGGGCATCGAAGTTGTGGATGTCCGGGTCAAGGCCATCGACCTGCCGAAGGAAGTGAATCGCAGCGTCTTCGAGCGGATGAGTACCGAGCGTGAGCGTGAAGCTCGCGAGCATCGCGCCAAGGGTAACGAGCTGGCCGAAGGCATTCGTGCCGACGCCGACCGTCAGCGTCGCGTGTTGCTGGCAGAAGCCTATCGCGAGTCTGAAGAGGCGCGTGGTGATGGTGATGCACAGGCTGCCTCGATCTACTCGAAGGCATATGGCCAGGACCAGGAGTTCTATGCGTTCTATCGCAGCCTGCGCGCCTACCGTGAGAGCTTCGCGAACAAGAGCGACGTGATGGTGCTGGATCCGAATAGCGAATTCTTCCGCTATATGGAAAAAGCCAAGCCGTAA
- the hflK gene encoding FtsH protease activity modulator HflK, whose product MAWNEPGGNSNNQDPWGGKRRGGDRKGPPDLDEAFRKLQESLKGLFGGGNKRGSDGGGSGNGGSSGKGGGLGLLGIGLVVLVAFWLYSAIYVVDEQEQAVVLRFGQYHETVGPGLNIYFPPFDRKYLENVTRERAYTKQGQMLTEDENIVEVPLTVQYKISNLKDFVLNVDQPEISLQHATESALRHVVGSTAMDQVLTEGRELMASEIKERLQRFLDTYGTGITVTQVNVQSAAAPREVQEAFDDVIRAREDEQRSRNQAESYANGVIPEARGQAQRILEDANGYRDEVVSRAKGEADRFTKLVAEYRKAPEVTRQRLYLDTMQEVFSNTSKVLVTGDKGQNNLLYLPLDKMIESSRSSTANGTNTGASSQANTEAATRATDTQQRGEVRTRETR is encoded by the coding sequence ATGGCTTGGAATGAGCCGGGTGGCAACTCGAATAATCAAGATCCCTGGGGTGGTAAACGCCGTGGCGGCGACCGCAAGGGGCCACCGGATCTCGACGAGGCCTTCCGAAAGCTGCAGGAAAGCCTGAAAGGGCTTTTCGGTGGCGGAAACAAACGCGGCAGTGATGGCGGCGGCAGTGGCAATGGCGGCAGCTCGGGCAAGGGCGGTGGCCTTGGCCTGCTCGGCATCGGCCTGGTCGTACTCGTCGCTTTCTGGCTCTACAGCGCTATCTACGTCGTCGACGAGCAAGAGCAGGCTGTTGTGCTGCGCTTCGGCCAATACCACGAAACCGTGGGGCCGGGTCTCAACATCTACTTCCCGCCGTTCGACCGCAAGTACCTGGAAAACGTGACTCGCGAGCGTGCCTACACCAAGCAGGGCCAGATGCTCACCGAAGACGAAAACATCGTCGAAGTGCCGCTGACCGTGCAATACAAGATCAGCAACCTGAAAGACTTCGTCCTGAACGTCGACCAGCCCGAGATCAGCCTGCAGCACGCGACTGAAAGCGCGCTGCGCCATGTCGTTGGCTCCACGGCGATGGACCAGGTGCTGACTGAAGGGCGCGAGCTGATGGCGAGCGAAATCAAGGAGCGTCTGCAACGCTTCCTCGATACCTACGGCACCGGCATCACCGTGACTCAGGTGAACGTGCAGAGCGCCGCTGCACCGCGTGAAGTTCAGGAAGCCTTCGACGACGTGATCCGTGCCCGTGAAGACGAGCAGCGTTCCCGTAACCAGGCTGAAAGTTATGCCAATGGCGTGATTCCGGAAGCCCGTGGTCAGGCCCAGCGCATCCTCGAAGATGCCAACGGCTACCGCGATGAAGTGGTATCGCGCGCCAAAGGTGAGGCTGATCGCTTTACCAAACTGGTCGCCGAGTACCGCAAGGCACCTGAAGTCACTCGCCAGCGTCTGTATCTGGACACCATGCAGGAAGTCTTCAGCAATACCAGCAAGGTTCTCGTGACCGGTGACAAAGGGCAGAACAACCTGCTTTACCTCCCGCTCGACAAGATGATCGAGAGCAGCCGCAGCAGCACCGCCAATGGCACCAATACTGGCGCGTCATCTCAGGCCAATACTGAGGCTGCCACGCGAGCGACCGATACTCAGCAGCGCGGTGAAGTACGTACCAGGGAGACTCGCTGA
- the hflX gene encoding ribosome rescue GTPase HflX, producing the protein MFFERHSGGERAILVHLDGQDPEAREDPQEFQELAISAGADTVAFINVPRHRPSAKYLIGSGKVEELRDQVKAEQADLVIFNHTLTPSQERNLERVFECRVLDRTGLILDIFAQRARTHEGKLQVELAQLEHMSTRLVRGWTHLERQKGGIGLRGPGETQLETDRRLLRVRLRQIKGRLEKVRSQRDQARRGRRRADIPSVSLVGYTNAGKSTLFNSITDSNVFAADQLFATLDPTLRRLQLDDLGPIVLADTVGFIRHLPHKLVEAFRATLEESSNSDLLLHVIDSHEPERMSQIEQVMAVLGEIGAEGLPILEVYNKLDLLEGVEPQIQRDADGKPQRVWLSARDGRGLDLLKQAVAELLGNDLFVGTLHLPQNLARLRAQFFELGAVQSETHDEEGASLLAVRLPRVELNRLVSREGLQPLEFIEQHTLQ; encoded by the coding sequence TTGTTCTTTGAGCGCCACAGTGGTGGTGAGCGGGCCATACTCGTTCATCTGGATGGTCAGGACCCTGAGGCGCGCGAAGATCCGCAGGAGTTTCAGGAGCTGGCCATCTCGGCCGGCGCCGATACCGTTGCGTTTATCAACGTGCCGCGTCATCGGCCATCGGCCAAATACCTGATTGGCTCTGGCAAGGTCGAGGAGCTTCGCGACCAGGTCAAAGCCGAACAGGCTGATCTCGTGATATTCAATCACACCCTCACGCCCAGTCAGGAACGTAACCTCGAACGCGTTTTCGAGTGTCGCGTGCTTGATCGCACCGGGCTGATTCTCGATATCTTCGCCCAGCGGGCGCGTACTCACGAAGGCAAGTTGCAGGTCGAACTGGCCCAGCTTGAGCACATGAGCACGCGTCTTGTGCGTGGCTGGACTCACCTTGAGCGTCAGAAGGGTGGTATCGGCCTGCGCGGTCCGGGTGAGACCCAGCTCGAAACCGACCGTCGTCTGTTGCGGGTACGCCTGCGCCAGATCAAAGGGCGTCTCGAGAAGGTTCGCAGTCAGCGTGACCAGGCCCGTCGCGGGCGTCGTCGCGCCGATATCCCGTCGGTTTCGCTGGTGGGCTACACCAACGCCGGCAAGTCGACGCTGTTCAATTCGATCACCGATTCGAATGTGTTCGCGGCCGACCAACTGTTCGCCACACTCGATCCGACCTTGCGCCGTCTGCAGCTTGATGACCTCGGTCCCATCGTGCTGGCCGACACCGTAGGCTTCATTCGTCATCTGCCGCACAAACTGGTTGAAGCCTTTCGCGCGACGCTCGAAGAGTCGAGCAACTCCGATCTGCTGCTGCATGTCATCGACTCTCACGAGCCTGAGCGCATGTCGCAGATCGAGCAGGTCATGGCCGTGCTGGGCGAGATCGGGGCCGAGGGCTTGCCGATCCTCGAGGTCTATAACAAACTCGATTTGCTGGAGGGGGTGGAGCCTCAGATACAGCGCGATGCCGATGGCAAGCCGCAACGTGTCTGGTTGTCTGCCCGCGATGGCAGGGGGCTGGATTTGCTCAAGCAGGCGGTTGCCGAGCTGCTGGGTAACGATCTGTTTGTCGGCACGCTGCATTTGCCGCAGAATCTTGCCCGGCTGCGTGCCCAGTTTTTTGAACTGGGTGCGGTGCAGAGCGAGACGCATGATGAAGAAGGTGCAAGCTTGCTGGCAGTACGATTGCCGCGCGTTGAACTCAATCGTCTGGTGAGTCGCGAAGGATTGCAGCCGCTGGAGTTCATCGAGCAACACACTTTGCAATAA
- the hfq gene encoding RNA chaperone Hfq gives MSKGHSLQDPYLNTLRKEKVGVSIYLVNGIKLQGTIESFDQFVILLKNTVSQMVYKHAISTVVPVRPIRLPSATDADGVDAEPGNA, from the coding sequence ATGTCAAAAGGGCATTCGCTACAAGACCCTTACCTGAATACCTTGCGTAAAGAGAAGGTCGGGGTATCGATCTATCTGGTCAACGGTATCAAGCTGCAGGGTACGATCGAGTCTTTCGACCAGTTCGTCATTTTGCTGAAGAACACGGTCAGCCAGATGGTCTACAAACACGCTATTTCCACCGTCGTACCGGTTCGTCCGATCCGCCTGCCAAGCGCTACCGACGCTGACGGCGTGGATGCCGAGCCAGGTAACGCCTGA
- the miaA gene encoding tRNA (adenosine(37)-N6)-dimethylallyltransferase MiaA, which produces MNALPPAIFLMGPTAAGKTDLAIELSKVLPCELISVDSALVYRGMDIGTAKPSKAQLAEFPHRLIDILDPAQSYSAADFRTDALAAMAEITARGNIPLLVGGTMLYFKALLDGLADMPAADAEVRAQLEADAMAFGWQSLHDQLAEVDPVSAARIHPNDPQRLIRALEVYRVSGMSMTAHREQQTAQSTEAAASGRQQLPYTVANLAIAPADRKVLHHRIALRFEQMLDQGFLDEVLALRSRGDLHSGLPSIRAVGYRQVWDHLDGKLTRDEMQERGIIATRQLAKRQFTWLRSWENLHWLDSLASDNLPRALKYLGSVSILG; this is translated from the coding sequence ATGAACGCTTTACCTCCGGCCATCTTTCTCATGGGGCCAACCGCAGCAGGCAAGACCGATCTGGCCATCGAGCTGAGCAAAGTCCTGCCCTGCGAGCTGATCAGCGTCGATTCTGCACTGGTCTATCGCGGCATGGACATCGGCACCGCCAAGCCTTCAAAGGCGCAACTGGCCGAGTTTCCTCATCGTCTGATCGACATTCTCGACCCTGCGCAAAGCTATTCCGCCGCTGACTTTCGCACCGACGCACTGGCCGCCATGGCGGAAATTACCGCACGCGGAAATATTCCTTTGCTGGTCGGCGGCACTATGTTGTATTTCAAGGCTCTATTGGACGGGCTGGCAGATATGCCGGCCGCTGATGCAGAGGTTCGGGCGCAGCTTGAAGCCGATGCAATGGCTTTTGGCTGGCAGTCGTTGCACGATCAGTTAGCGGAAGTCGACCCTGTGTCGGCTGCACGTATCCACCCTAATGATCCGCAACGTCTGATCAGGGCGCTGGAGGTTTATCGCGTCAGCGGGATGAGCATGACGGCACACCGCGAGCAACAAACTGCGCAAAGTACTGAAGCGGCCGCATCAGGGCGTCAGCAATTGCCCTATACTGTCGCGAACCTTGCAATCGCTCCGGCTGATCGCAAGGTGCTGCACCACCGCATCGCGCTGCGTTTTGAGCAAATGCTGGATCAGGGGTTTCTGGACGAAGTACTGGCATTGCGCTCAAGAGGTGACCTGCATTCAGGGTTGCCATCGATAAGAGCAGTCGGTTATCGCCAGGTCTGGGATCACCTGGATGGAAAGCTGACGCGGGATGAAATGCAGGAACGGGGCATCATTGCGACACGCCAACTGGCGAAGCGGCAATTCACCTGGCTACGCAGCTGGGAGAATCTCCACTGGCTCGACAGTCTGGCCAGCGACAATCTGCCACGTGCCTTGAAATACCTGGGATCGGTCTCCATATTGGGCTGA